In Deltaproteobacteria bacterium, one genomic interval encodes:
- a CDS encoding calcium/sodium antiporter produces the protein MLLASLALAFGLALLVWSADRFVEGSACTARHLGVPPLLIGMVIVGFGTSAPEMVVSALAALQGNPGIALGNAYGSNIANIGLILGLTALISPITVQSRILRKELPVLALVTALAIWQIWDERITHFEALSLLGVFFGLMGWTIHQGLKKTTDPLGDMVTKKLQIQAMPLSWAIFWLILGLILLVASSRILVWGAVEIARGFGVSDLIIGLTVVALGTSLPELASSLVATRKGEHDIAIGNVLGSNLFNTLAVVGIAGAIHPMSVGPEVLSRDIPVMTVLTLSLFVIGFRIGRPGRINRLEGAVLLACYIGYTAYLASTLFS, from the coding sequence ATGCTTCTCGCCTCCCTAGCCCTCGCCTTCGGCCTGGCCCTCCTCGTCTGGAGCGCCGACCGCTTTGTTGAAGGTTCGGCATGCACCGCCCGCCACCTGGGAGTTCCGCCCCTTTTGATCGGCATGGTCATCGTTGGTTTCGGCACCTCGGCCCCGGAAATGGTCGTTTCCGCTCTGGCCGCCTTGCAGGGAAACCCAGGCATCGCCCTCGGCAACGCCTACGGATCCAATATCGCCAATATCGGGCTCATTTTGGGGCTGACCGCCCTGATCAGCCCCATCACCGTTCAATCGAGGATCTTGCGCAAGGAGTTGCCGGTTCTGGCCCTGGTCACGGCCCTGGCCATCTGGCAGATATGGGATGAAAGGATCACCCATTTCGAGGCCCTGAGTCTGCTGGGCGTCTTCTTCGGACTCATGGGTTGGACCATTCATCAAGGCTTGAAAAAAACGACCGACCCCCTTGGCGACATGGTCACCAAGAAACTCCAGATCCAGGCCATGCCCCTGTCCTGGGCCATTTTTTGGCTAATCCTGGGCCTGATTCTCCTAGTCGCAAGCTCCCGTATCCTGGTCTGGGGAGCGGTCGAAATCGCTAGGGGCTTCGGAGTCAGTGATCTGATCATCGGGCTGACAGTCGTCGCCCTGGGCACCTCCCTGCCGGAACTGGCCTCATCCCTGGTCGCCACCCGCAAAGGGGAACACGACATCGCCATCGGCAATGTCCTCGGCTCCAACCTTTTCAATACCCTGGCCGTGGTCGGCATCGCCGGAGCCATCCACCCGATGTCTGTCGGACCGGAAGTCCTTTCCCGGGACATTCCGGTCATGACCGTCCTGACCCTCTCACTGTTCGTCATCGGTTTTCGGATCGGCCGGCCAGGCCGCATCAATCGATTGGAGGGTGCAGTCCTGCTGGCCTGCTATATCGGCTACACGGCCTATCTGGCCAGCACCCTGTTCAGCTGA